The Tripterygium wilfordii isolate XIE 37 chromosome 4, ASM1340144v1, whole genome shotgun sequence genome has a window encoding:
- the LOC119996193 gene encoding serine decarboxylase-like: protein MVASIEAEANGVAKDIDPTAVVASEPLPPLVAENGKLLGGAGHEQKEEKEIILGKNVHTMCLEVTEPESDDDFTGDKEAYLASVLARYRKNLMERTKHHLGYPYNLDFDYGALGQLQHFSINNLGDPFIESNYGVHSRQFEVGVLDWFARLWELEKDEYWGYMTNCGTEGNLHGILVGREVFPDGILYGSRDSHYSVFKAARMYRMECVKVDTLLSGEIDCADLRIKLLANKDKPAILNVNIGTTVKGAVDDLDLVIQTLEYCGFNHDRFYIHCDGALFGLMMPFVKCAPKVTFKKPIGSVSVSGHKFVGCPMPCGVQITRMEHINVLSRNVEYLASRDATIMGSRNGHAPVFLWYTLNRKGYKGFQKEVQKCLRNAHYLKDCLRSAGISAMLNELSSTVVFERPADEEFVRRWQLACQGNMAHVIVMPNVTIEKLDDFLNELIENRLTWYEDGKAQPPCLAEDVGSENCVCPLHKS, encoded by the exons ATGGTAGCAAGCATTGAAGCGGAGGCAAACGGGGTGGCGAAGGACATCGATCCGACGGCTGTGGTGGCCTCCGAGCCTCTGCCGCCTCTTGTGGCTGAGAATGGGAAGTTATTAGGAGGTGCAGGACATGAGCAGAAGGAAGAAAAGGAGATCATTTTAGGGAAGAACGTGCACACCATGTGCCTGGAGGTTACGGAGCCAGAGTCCGATGATGATTTCACTGGAGATAAAGAGGCTTACCTAGCTAGCGTCCTAGCTAGGTACAGGAAGAATCTTATGGAACGGACTAAGCACCATTTAG GTTATCCTTATAACTTGGACTTCGATTATGGTGCTCTGGGACAACTGCAGCACTTCTCCATCAATAATCTTGGAGACCCCTTTATTGAGAGTAATTATGGTGTCCATTCTAGACAATTTGAGGTTGGCGTGTTAGATTGGTTTGCCCGTCTATGGGAACTTGAGAAAGATGAGTACTGGGGTTACATGACAAATTGCGGTACTGAGGGGAATCTTCACGGGATTTTAGTTGG GAGGGAAGTGTTTCCTGATGGAATTCTTTATGGTTCACGAGATTCACATTATTCTGTCTTTAAAGCAGCACGCATGTATAGAATGGAATGTGTGAAGGTTGACACTCTTCTCTCTGGGGAGATTGATTGTGCCGACCTCAGGATTAAACTTCTTGCTAACAAGGACAAACCAGCCATCCTCAATGTTAACatag GCACTACAGTGAAAGGGGCTGTTGATGACCTTGATCTTGTTATACAAACCCTTGAATACTGTGGATTTAATCATGATCGGTTCTACATTCATTGTGACGGCGCTCTGTTTGGACTTATGATGCCTTTTGTGAAATGT GCACCAAAGGTTacatttaagaagccaattggaAGTGTCAGTGTTTCTGGCCACAAGTTCGTGGGATGTCCGATGCCTTGTGGTGTTCAGATAACAAGAATGGAGCACATTAATGTCCTATCAAGGAATGTCGAGTACCTAGCTTCAAGGGATGCCACTATCATGGGAAGCCGAAATGGTCATGCTCCTGTCTTCCTCTGGTACACCCTCAACAGGAAGGGTTACAAAGGGTTTCAGAAAGAAGTTCAGAAGTGTCTTAGAAATGCTCACTACTTGAAGGACTGCCTACGTAGTGCTGGGATTAGTGCAATGTTGAATGAGCTCAGTAGCACGGTCGTGTTTGAAAGGCCCGCAGATGAGGAGTTTGTTCGTAGGTGGCAGCTAGCTTGCCAAGGAAACATGGCTCATGTCATTGTGATGCCCAATGTTACCATTGAGAAGCTGGATGATTTTTTGAACGAGCTGATTGAAAATCGCCTCACTTGGTATGAGGATGGGAAAGCACAGCCTCCCTGTCTCGCAGAAGATGTAGGAAGTGAGAATTGTGTATGCCCGTTGCACAAGTCATAA
- the LOC119997802 gene encoding abscisic acid 8'-hydroxylase 3-like, translated as MEISISLLSLVLFCIFMLSVFFLLYWASPKPMDDIPGSLGWPVIGESIAFIYEFSSPSGIFSFMNKRQQRYGKVFKSFVLGRFTVFLTGREASKILLTGKDGMVSLNLFYTGQQVLGPTSLLQTSGEAHKRLRRLIGEPLSVDGLKKYFQFINTLAIETLDRWSGRNVNVLEEVSTFTLQVIGNMIMSLEPSGREQEEFRANFKLISSSFASLPFKVPGTAFYRGIKARDRMYAMLDVVISRRRQGEVRQDFLESLIMKQAKTAGGEENDDKLTDAQLKDNILTLLVAGHDTTTAALTWLIKFLEENPPVLEQLRDEHRQIQVQRTEGTSLTWSEVNNMPYTAKVISETLRRATILPWYSRKAAQDFEINGYKINKGWSVNLDVVSIHHDPEVFTNPYKFDPTRFDTPLRPFSFLGFGSGPRMCPGMNLAKLEICIFIHHLVCRYRWKPLEKDDSVQPTLVRMPKNKYPVAVEPL; from the exons ATGGAGATAAGCATATCATTGCTAAGCTTAGTCCTCTTCTgcatttttatgctttcagtCTTCTTCTTGCTGTATTGGGCATCCCCAAAACCAATGGATGACATCCCAGGCAGCCTTGGTTGGCCTGTAATCGGTGAAAGCATTGCATTCATCTACGAGTTTTCTAGCCCATCCGGGATTTTCAGCTTCATGAATAAAAGACAGCAGAG GTATGGAAAGGTGTTCAAGTCCTTTGTGTTGGGAAGATTCACTGTTTTCTTGACTGGGAGAGAAGCAAGCAAGATCTTGTTAACAGGAAAAGATGGTATGGTGAGCTTGAATTTGTTCTATACAGGACAGCAAGTACTTGGTCCAACCAGTTTGCTCCAGACCAGTGGAGAAGCACACAAGAGACTCCGACGACTGATCGGGGAACCACTATCAGTTGATGGCCTCAAAAAGTATTTTCAGTTCATCAACACTCTTGCAATTGAGACATTAGATCGCTGGTCTGGACGAAATGTCAATGTTCTTGAAGAAGTCTCTACA TTCACTCTTCAAGTCATAGGAAATATGATAATGAGCTTAGAGCCTTCTGGGAGGGAGCAGGAAGAGTTCAGGGCGAATTTCAAACTCATTTCATCCTCTTTTGCATCCTTGCCCTTCAAAGTTCCCGGAACAGCCTTTTATCGTGGTATTAAG GCTCGGGATAGGATGTATGCCATGTTAGATGTTGTAATATCTAGGAGAAGACAAGGAGAAGTCAGACAAGATTTCTTGGAATCACTGATAATGAAACAAGCTAAAACAGCAGGCGGAGAAGAGAACGATGACAAACTCACCGATGCACAGTTGAAGGACAACATACTGACATTGCTAGTTGCAGGTCATGACACCACAACTGCTGCTCTCACTTGGCTCATCAAATTCCTCGAAGAGAATCCGCCTGTTCTGGAGCAACTCAGA GATGAGCATAGACAAATTCAAGTGCAAAGAACAGAGGGAACATCTCTCACTTGGTCTGAAGTTAATAACATGCCTTATACAGCTAAG GTAATAAGTGAGACTCTCCGAAGAGCCACGATACTACCATGGTACTCAAGAAAAGCAGCACAAGACTTTGAGATCAATG GATACAAAATCAACAAAGGCTGGTCCGTCAACTTAGATGTTGTCTCCATTCACCATGATCCAGAAGTCTTCACTAATCCATATAAGTTCGATCCTACAAGATTTGAT ACACCTTTAAGGCCTTTCAGCTTTCTTGGATTTGGTAGCGGGCCACGAATGTGCCCTGGAATGAACCTAGCGAAACTGGAAATCTGCATATTCATTCATCACCTTGTTTGCAGATATAG GTGGAAACCTCTGGAGAAGGATGATTCTGTACAGCCAACGCTCGTCAGGATGCCAAAAAACAAGTATCCAGTTGCAGTCGAACCACTCTGA
- the LOC119997867 gene encoding stemmadenine O-acetyltransferase-like has product MAGAEIIVHVTSQELIKPSSPTPPHLKSFKICIFDQLYPTFYQSVLSFYSSSSLNTSVEDKLDKLKDSLSKTLTRFYPLAGQEKDSTTIDCNDEGVLFMVAKVSCDMVDCLKPPNLELAKKLLPFKPVFLDSPDKAVQIGIRANIFTCGGIAFGVSFNHKFVDGTTISSFFKAWAATTARENIDKEVCPHSVAASLFPPDELFSAQMPFFDEITPKVEPERRKMRRFVFDATAISSLKVKARSENVPNPSRVEAVTGLVWKCLISVSSIISGTQNPNSFVHLINLRPRMNPPLPEFCIGNILWRAVANYDPMNEITKELLPCLVKLLRRSIEEVNSDYLQDLQGEEGFKKICNLLEEEREIFSKSGKTFVASSLGKMGFYEADFGWGRPVWMTIGPIIQEAQINAIYIMGSRCGDGIEVLILLEDHEMEILEKDPELLEYATLNPDIQF; this is encoded by the coding sequence ATGGCAGGGGCAGAAATAATAGTTCATGTCACTTCACAAGAACTCATAAAACCATCTTCACCAACACCTCCTCACCTAAAATCCTTCAAAATCTGCATTTTTGATCAACTTTACCCCACATTTTATCAATCAGTTCTTTCATTTTACTCCTCCAGTAGTCTCAATACATCCGTCGAAGACAAATTGGATAAACTCAAAGACTCGCTATCGAAAACCCTAACTCGGTTCTACCCGTTAGCCGGACAGGAAAAAGACTCCACCACCATTGATTGTAATGATGAGGGAGTTCTGTTTATGGTAGCCAAAGTAAGTTGTGACATGGTTGATTGCCTTAAACCACCAAATCTTGAGTTGGCCAAAAAGCTTCTTCCATTCAAACCTGTTTTTCTTGATTCCCCTGATAAGGCTGTGCAGATAGGCATTAGGGCCAATATATTCACTTGTGGTGGTATAGCTTTTGGTGTATCTTTCAACCACAAATTTGTTGATGGTACCACCATTAGTTCATTCTTCAAAGCTTGGGCGGCGACGACTGCTCGTGAAAACATCGATAAAGAAGTGTGTCCGCATAGCGTGGCAGCGTCACTTTTTCCACCGGACGAACTTTTTTCAGCGCAAATGCCATTTTTCGACGAAATCACGCCGAAGGTGGAGCCGGAGAGGAGGAAGATGAGGAGGTTTGTGTTTGATGCAACTGCGATATCTTCTCTCAAGGTCAAAGCAAGAAGTGAAAATGTTCCGAACCCATCTCGCGTCGAGGCGGTCACTGGACTTGTATGGAAATGCCTGATCAGTGTTTCTTCAATAATATCAGGCACCCAGAACCCAAATTCTTTTGTACACTTAATCAATTTAAGGCCAAGAATGAATCCTCCTTTGCCGGAGTTCTGTATAGGGAATATTCTCTGGAGAGCAGTGGCAAATTATGACCCAATGAATGAAATAACCAAAGAACTTCTTCCTTGCTTAGTAAAACTCCTTAGAAGGTCTATAGAGGAAGTCAATTCTGATTACTTACAAGATTTGCAAGGTGAGGAAGGATTCAAGAAAATCTGCAATTTActtgaagaagagagagagattttttcCAAGTCAGGAAAAACTTTTGTGGCATCTAGTCTTGGTAAGATGGGATTCTATGAAGCGGATTTCGGGTGGGGAAGGCCTGTGTGGATGACTATTGGACCAATTATTCAAGAAGCACAAATTAATGCGATATACATTATGGGCAGCAGATGTGGTGATGGAATTGAAGTGTTGATTCTGTTAGAGGATCATGAAATGGAGATATTGGAGAAAGACCCTGAACTGTTAGAATATGCTACCTTGAATCCTGATATACAGTTCTAG
- the LOC119995917 gene encoding transcription factor VIP1-like, whose translation MDPNKYLEKQPSAMDVEQMPETPNHQRGTHHRRAHSDTSFRFDDFLLFDPSELDLSLLDLPSNPSNTTPPTAPVVLGNSSDDSSSNNAPKPKPINHFRSLSVDSDFFNGLGLNSGAGDDKFGGKPATAAQGEKRGYHHRHSYSMDGSFDVDSVLGDETKKAMAADKLAELSLIDPKRAKRVLANRQSAARSKERKIKYTNELERKVQTLQTEATTLSAQVTLLQRDATGLTAENKELKLRLEAMEQQEQLRNALDEALREEVQRLRMATGKITAMSNRALPPQFPAQPGLQHFGSHQMQQHQQQLHVSHRSTNGQKVNGQPHPSFLDINHRT comes from the exons ATGGATCCAAACAAGTACTTGGAGAAGCAGCCGAGTGCGATGGACGTAGAGCAGATGCCGGAAACCCCAAACCACCAAAGAGGGACCCACCACCGTCGGGCCCACTCCGACACCTCATTCCGATTCGACGACTTCCTCCTCTTCGACCCTTCCGAGCTCGACCTCTCCTTGCTCGACCTTCCCTCCAATCCCTCCAATACTACTCCACCTACCGCTCCTGTTGTGCTCGGTAACTCTTCCGATGACTCTTCCTCCAATAACGcccccaaacccaaacccatcaACCATTTCCGGAGCTTGTCCGTGGATTCTGACTTCTTTAATGGGTTGGGCCTCAATTCTGGAGCCGGAGATGATAAATTTGGCGGGAAACCTGCTACTGCGGCTCAAGGGGAGAAGAGAGGGTATCATCACAGGCATAGTTATTCGATGGACGGATCGTTTGATGTTGACTCAGTTTTGGGTGATGAGACTAAGAAAGCTATGGCAGCTGACAAACTCGCTGAACTTTCTTTGATTGATCCCAAGAGAGCTAAAAG GGTTCTTGCTAATAGACAGTCTGCTGCACGTTCTAAGGAGAGGAAGATAAAATACACTAATGAACTGGAGAGAAAGGTGCAAACACTTCAGACAGAAGCAACCACCCTCTCTGCACAGGTCACGCTGCTCCAG AGAGACGCCACTGGGTTGACTGCTGAGAATAAGGAACTCAAATTGCGGTTAGAGGCTATGGAGCAACAAGAACAACTTAGAAATG CTTTGGATGAAGCGCTGAGGGAAGAGGTGCAGCGTCTCAGGATGGCAACTGGCAAAATTACAGCTATGAGTAACAGAGCATTACCTCCTCAGTTTCCTGCCCAGCCAGGCTTGCAGCACTTTGGCAGCCACCAAATGCAGCAACACCAACAGCAGCTTCACGTTTCTCACAGATCCACCAACGGTCAGAAAGTAAATGGTCAGCCCCACCCCAGCTTCTTGGACATTAACCACCGGACCTAG